A region from the Pararge aegeria chromosome Z, ilParAegt1.1, whole genome shotgun sequence genome encodes:
- the LOC120636211 gene encoding uncharacterized protein LOC120636211, which translates to MRILPIFALFACLVCQATARPQDDGEPRGVSNRGALLKRGLVGKQKTTTTTPAQEEVEYEDEGDYPAEGEAQEPSTEAAPSSTEGKKLVSGPSIRPFRSNTDLLEALKRRRAQAAGVKSHGGSSSSVTQQQTETQTEAPVKANFSKKRFNTATRETKAEDAPAPAASKPSRGRFGRPSSRSVQEAEPEEQNDTTSPSVRTGRTFSRRGGN; encoded by the exons ATGAGGATACTACCGAT ATTCGCTTTATTTGCGTGCTTGGTGTGCCAGGCGACTGCGCGGCCACAGGACGATGGGGAACCTCGAGGCGTTTCTAACAGAGGTGCACTTCTGAAACGAGGTCTGGTGGGAAAACAAAAGACGACTACAACTACACCAGCACaa GAAGAAGTTGAATACGAAGATGAGGGAGATTACCCCGCAGAAGGAGAAGCGCAGGAGCCATCCACTGAAGCGGCGCCATCATCCACGGAAGGCAAGAAGTTAGTCAGTGGGCCTTCCATTCGGCCTTTCAGAAGTAACACCGACTTATTAGAAGCACTGAAAAGACGGCGCGCTCAAGCTGCCGGAG ttaaaagCCATGGCGGGTCTTCTTCGTCAGTGACACAACAACAGACCGAGACTCAAACAGAAGCTCCGGTTAAAGCCAATTTCA GCAAAAAGCGTTTCAACACGGCAACGCGGGAAACAAAGGCGGAGGACGCTCCAGCACCGGCTGCATCTAAACCTAGCAGAGGACGCTTCGGAAGAC CATCTTCAAGGTCAGTCCAGGAAGCGGAACCCGAAGAGCAGAATGACACCACTTCACCTTCAGTGAGGACCGGAAGGACATTCTCCAGACGGGGTGGCAACTAA